Proteins co-encoded in one Neofelis nebulosa isolate mNeoNeb1 chromosome 2, mNeoNeb1.pri, whole genome shotgun sequence genomic window:
- the LOC131493280 gene encoding pepsin B isoform X2, with protein sequence MKILVLVLVCLHLSEGVERIILKKGKSIRQVMEERGVLQTFLKNHPKVDPAAKYLFNNDAVAYEPFTNYLDNYYFGEISIGTPPQNFLILFDTGSSNLWVPSTYCQSQACSNHNKFNPRTSSTFRNSEQTYTLAYGFGSLTVLLGYDTVTVQNIVIHNQVFGMSENEPNYPFYYSYFDGILGMAYSNLAVQNGPTVLQSMMQQGQLTRPIFSFYFSRQPTYEYGGELILGGVDTQFYSGEIVWTPVTREMYWQIAIDEFLIGNQATGFCSQGCQGIVDTGTFPLTVPQQYLDSFVKATGAQQDQNGNFVVNCNSIQSMPTITFVISGSPLPLPPSTYVLNNNGYCTLGIEVTYLPSPNGQPLWILGDVFLREYYTVYDMAVNRVGFALSA encoded by the exons GGGTGTACTACAGACTTTCCTGAAGAACCACCCAAAGGTTGATCCAGCTGCCAAGTATCTTTTCAATAATGATGCTGTTGCTTATGAGCCCTTCACCAACTACCTGGAT AATTACTACTTTGGAGAGATCAGCATTGGGACACCACCACAAAATTTCCTGATCCTTTTTGACACGGGTTCATCCAACCTGTGGGTGCCCTCCACCTACTGCCAGAGCCAGGCCTGTT CCAATCACAACAAGTTCAACCCCAGAACGTCTTCCACCTTCAGAAATAGTGAGCAAACCTATACACTGGCCTATGGTTTTGGAAGCCTGACTGTGCTCCTGGGATATGACACTGTGACT GTCCAGAACATCGTCATCCACAACCAGGTGTTTGGCATGAGTGAGAATGAGCCCAACTACCCCTTCTACTATTCATACTTTGATGGTATCCTGGGAATGGCCTACTCCAACCTGGCGGTGCAGAATGGCCCAACCGTCCTTCAGAGCATGATGCAGCAGGGCCAGCTCACCAGACCCATCTTCAGCTTCTACTTCTCTCG CCAACCAACCTATGAGTATGGTGGAGAACTCATCCTGGGAGGTGTGGACACCCAATTTTATTCTGGTGAGATCGTCTGGACTCCTGTCACCCGGGAAATGTACTGGCAGATTGCCATCGATGA GTTTCTCATCGGTAACCAGGCCACCGGCTTCTGCTCCCAGGGATGCCAGGGCATTGTGGATACGGGGACCTTCCCACTGACTGTTCCCCAGCAGTACTTGGACTCCTTTGTGAAGGCAACAGGAGCCCAGCAAGATCAGAACGGCAAT ttTGTGGTCAACTGCAACTCCATACAGAGCATGCCCACCATCACCTTCGTCATCAGCGGGTCTCCTTTACCTCTGCCTCCCTCTACCTATGTCCTCAAC AACAATGGTTACTGCACACTCGGCATTGAAGTCACTTACCTGCCCTCCCCCAATGGGCAGCCCCTGTGGATTCTGGGAGATGTCTTCCTCAGGGAATATTACACTGTCTACGACATGGCCGTCAACAGGGTGGGCTTTGCCCTCTCTGCCTAG
- the LOC131493280 gene encoding pepsin B isoform X1 yields MEERGVLQTFLKNHPKVDPAAKYLFNNDAVAYEPFTNYLDNYYFGEISIGTPPQNFLILFDTGSSNLWVPSTYCQSQACSNHNKFNPRTSSTFRNSEQTYTLAYGFGSLTVLLGYDTVTVQNIVIHNQVFGMSENEPNYPFYYSYFDGILGMAYSNLAVQNGPTVLQSMMQQGQLTRPIFSFYFSRQPTYEYGGELILGGVDTQFYSGEIVWTPVTREMYWQIAIDEFLIGNQATGFCSQGCQGIVDTGTFPLTVPQQYLDSFVKATGAQQDQNGNFVVNCNSIQSMPTITFVISGSPLPLPPSTYVLNNNGYCTLGIEVTYLPSPNGQPLWILGDVFLREYYTVYDMAVNRVGFALSA; encoded by the exons GGGTGTACTACAGACTTTCCTGAAGAACCACCCAAAGGTTGATCCAGCTGCCAAGTATCTTTTCAATAATGATGCTGTTGCTTATGAGCCCTTCACCAACTACCTGGAT AATTACTACTTTGGAGAGATCAGCATTGGGACACCACCACAAAATTTCCTGATCCTTTTTGACACGGGTTCATCCAACCTGTGGGTGCCCTCCACCTACTGCCAGAGCCAGGCCTGTT CCAATCACAACAAGTTCAACCCCAGAACGTCTTCCACCTTCAGAAATAGTGAGCAAACCTATACACTGGCCTATGGTTTTGGAAGCCTGACTGTGCTCCTGGGATATGACACTGTGACT GTCCAGAACATCGTCATCCACAACCAGGTGTTTGGCATGAGTGAGAATGAGCCCAACTACCCCTTCTACTATTCATACTTTGATGGTATCCTGGGAATGGCCTACTCCAACCTGGCGGTGCAGAATGGCCCAACCGTCCTTCAGAGCATGATGCAGCAGGGCCAGCTCACCAGACCCATCTTCAGCTTCTACTTCTCTCG CCAACCAACCTATGAGTATGGTGGAGAACTCATCCTGGGAGGTGTGGACACCCAATTTTATTCTGGTGAGATCGTCTGGACTCCTGTCACCCGGGAAATGTACTGGCAGATTGCCATCGATGA GTTTCTCATCGGTAACCAGGCCACCGGCTTCTGCTCCCAGGGATGCCAGGGCATTGTGGATACGGGGACCTTCCCACTGACTGTTCCCCAGCAGTACTTGGACTCCTTTGTGAAGGCAACAGGAGCCCAGCAAGATCAGAACGGCAAT ttTGTGGTCAACTGCAACTCCATACAGAGCATGCCCACCATCACCTTCGTCATCAGCGGGTCTCCTTTACCTCTGCCTCCCTCTACCTATGTCCTCAAC AACAATGGTTACTGCACACTCGGCATTGAAGTCACTTACCTGCCCTCCCCCAATGGGCAGCCCCTGTGGATTCTGGGAGATGTCTTCCTCAGGGAATATTACACTGTCTACGACATGGCCGTCAACAGGGTGGGCTTTGCCCTCTCTGCCTAG